Genomic DNA from Danio rerio strain Tuebingen ecotype United States chromosome 22, GRCz12tu, whole genome shotgun sequence:
GTACATAAAACAATACCTGGATGAATCAGAAAACAGCACAGTAAGTTGATATGATTTCGTTTGTAAATTTCCCCACCTAACAAATAAATAGCAGTTACAAAGTGTTAGAAGGTCATTCGAAATCACTGTGTCCAGTATACATACTTATACACACATACTCAATCAACTGTGCTCAGTAAAGTGATTAATTTTATCCATCCACATGAAGAAAAGTACTTCCTAGTTAATATAGAACACTCTTACAAACAATACAATCGCATATTTAAAGCTTATTTAAAGTTCTGACAACTTTTAGAACGATTCTCCTTGGAGCACCATTAAAAGCTCACCTCTCCTCAGCGCGCTCAATGCGGTCTGAGAACCCAGCGCGGCAACCGGAAGTGACGTTGCGCGGCAACCGGAAGTGACGTAGCGCGGCAACCGGAAGTAACGTTGCgcgcaaaacaaatataaaactattttcaTTAAACAACACATATAGAGTAAAAACTAAATTCTAACATATGTCTAAACAAATTGATGCAAAACAAATGCACGAAAATTAAAAAGGAGGGACTATTAgtgaaatgcattaaattaatacTCTTATTATCACCCGTcacatactcaagtaaaaatacactgctaaaataacaaaaatttaagtaaataatactaatattaggtaaaagtacaaattactcttttaaaaagtactagttgattatttttgaaaaaaatctgattttcattatgaaatcacttttttttaagtgtaaacctaattaaatggtttgattgcttacatcccaaagctacatgtataatttgcactaacaaagaaagtatagtcaatttttcctttcatgacaattaatctttttcaatagcactggtaaaactaccacataatctttaaggccatagagacactttttgcccatttttcaaaatatatatatatttaagctttaaaaggttaaattaaagtatatggtaaaaagatttaaatttagccttttatttacatattttacactattttctttacaatatggcaaatttgtttcttaaatagctgtacatcacatgtagattttattttacacttgatcttaatctaaaatagaaacgtaaaaaaatacaagtacactgtcagtaaaaaaaataaaacaaatgacttcattttacttgaggtatttgaaatatgacgacactacatttatcaaagcagtgctttaagagctatgtaaattgtgataaataaacaataagtaggctaacaatggattgctttgacctgtaatgctttaggacagatcagaatacagctaaatgtataaatcacacaaatacctcatccagaaacatttccagcataattattttgtcgtaaagaaataaaaaatgttccacctttgctaaaagtaagtttcacttcacaacacagccaaataaaaagaccattagcattgtcatcgatcatgaatcaatctaattctaaatatttgataactttgaatacttttgactaaatttagttaaggagcaaagataaataatgtctactttaatagtggagagatcgcgattgtattctatctgagcacacACGCGATCATGAGAGGTCTTGCAGTTCATttcaaaaaagcctatttaagagctcgcatatctgttttagcgatttgcgtacatgaatgcgctctcgtgttaaaataaagcactcgccacatttgcagaaatgagtaattgcgcaatacctccattcccgcgctGCCATTCATACTgtgtttagaggagtgacaggtcagaggcgagtcgactggctgtcggagagcgaaacgtgtttgtagatcatcaaataggcaggaaatatgtccgcggtttaattactctgctagacatctctatagtgaaaacatccgagaagcattattccaacaaaacatttgtttttaagtagttttttctgtctctgcaacacagaaagcctttgtcccgcccttacgtttcacgcaactagacaaggtcgactgtgattggccacttttcatgtcagtcaaatcacgcttcagaatcaattcttaaacttcggaaactgattttcagcagcttatgacacaatgcactaaaataaacattctaagcacagcgttgtgatcgtacgcttcacaaaacagccaatgctgatcacatcaatgttatattacgcattaaaggattaaagtcttaattgtttctttcattattcagcgattcctccgcgtaccactaggaggaagcccgtaccacagtttgagaaccactgctatagatgAATGGGGtttatgccgaagcatgctaatcggacttttaatttgtttcatttcagctagaataaaagcagtttttacttttttaaacaccattttaaggtcaatattgagcaatattttttcgatagtctacagaacaaaccatcgttacacaatacaatacaactcGCCCATGAAGAATCTAACTAAGGACCTGAGAATCCATGTagcatgtgtgtgttgtttcaagAAAAGAACTAttagtgttgtgttttatttttatttgtttttttcagttgttcttcattaaaatattttattaaatcaattgatctttaatcatttatataattatcatcATATCATTTTATTGATCAGtagttaatgatttgattattattattgattatctgtcattttattaggtttttatattttattattactattttattataattattgcttCATTATTATTTCCATGTTGTTATGAATGTTGATTCCAGCGGCACTTGATTTCATGAGTAAGAGATAAGAGAATGTCTCCATTTCAAGGTCTGTGTTGTCTCTGTACAATGTTGTGCAGCAGTAATTTTCCAAGTCCGAGCACTTGAATCATACgcaactaagattattcaataaactctgctccttctttatcatcattacttcATCTCCTGCTTCAGCTCCTCTCTGGTTTTCCCAGTCAGTTCCTATATTGACAGGAGACTGTTCATTCAGTTAAATACTGGTTAACAGGTTCAGGTATTGGAAACTTTGCTGACTTGTTGTCCATATACCTGGAGACACAGACATTTCCTGACCAGATCTGGCGTCTGGGGCTGGATCTTATTTATCTGGCATGGAGATGGTGGTCTAAtacctaattacactaacttgactagttaacctaattaaatgtctctttaagctgtatggaagagtcttgaagaatatctagtctaatatctagtctaataataacaaagagaaaataaatcagttattagagatgagttattattatgattagagatgtgttggagaaatctgctctccgttaaacagaaattggggaaaaagtaaACAAGGGagtttataattctgacttcaactgtgtgtgtgtgtgtgtgtgtgtgtgtgtgtgtgtgtgtgtgtgtgtgtgtgtatgtatactgtAGGTGGCGGCATGTGCATATGACACCAGCCCGCCAGTAAAATAAAGAAGAACTGCTGTTCCacggttgttgctagagcggatacatttgcagccggaagttaacgcgaattatttctattatttattaaatttcacatttgttgtattttattaacgtctacccccaccccaaccctaaacccaaccgtcacagaaatgtaaaaactgtatttgtaccgagtattagttatgttatctattaaattacccaataaaatgtattttttaacgcctacctgctgaaaaatccagcttaaaccagcctaggctggttggctggttttagctggttgaccaggctggttttagaggggttttggccatttccaggctggtttccagctatttccagcctggtcttagctggtcaggctggaaaatgaccagcttaaTCCAGGCTGGTcaatctggttttagctggatttgctttagctggttttggctggactcccagcttggctaggctggtcaagctggttttagctggtcatctcccagcctgaccagctaagaccaggctggaagtggccaaaacccctctaaaaccagtctggaagtggccaaaacccctctaaaaccagcctggaaatggccaaaacccctctaaaaccagcctggtcaaccacctaaaaccagccaaccagcctaagctggtttaagctggattttccagcagggatccgatctagactttaccctgtTCCACGAAACAGTAAACTAGTTATAGTGATATAACTCTCACTCGACGTGTTTTGTATTGAAATAACTACCGTTGTTCACATTCACAAAACCAACTATTGAGTGTTTATTTAGCGGAAAGGCGATATTTGAGGCCTATATTTGGGGTGGTTTCACACACAGGCCAATGTGTCATGCATGAGTATCAGCTGTTATATGTTGTGTTAAATGTACATTTCCACTCCTCAACATGTTTACTGTGCACACAGCATTGGCAATAAAGCTTCAGCAGAGTTTCTTTAATGAGTTGGCGATGGCACAGTGATCATGTCGGAGTGATTGAGCCTATATGAGTTGTGTGTGCGGTTGCTAATCAGAGGTGTTTGACTCTGCAGGAATCAGCGCTCAGATCCTCATCAAGCGCTCGCATTCCTCACCTGTAGAAACCACATCCATGACGTGCTGCTATGGAGAGGGATGCTCTCATCCGTCTGCTGACCTGGAAACCCGCCGACGCCATTGCCAAGCTCTGAAGTTCCAACGTAAAGGCATTTTAACTAGAACGCTTATTACGGACACAAACAGCCACCAACTCCTCAAACCAAAACACTTCCTCATCTATTCTCCAGCTGATTCACCTCTCCGTCAGCAGAATCACACTTCTATTGAACAGAATGTGTCTGTGATCTCAGTTGGGGCGCCGGAATGGAGCGACACCCAAAACCACGACTGATCAGTAGTTTGGTGCATCCATTATCAATGAGCCGGTGGAAGCAACTGAAGCATATTCGCATGATAATTGGAAGTCGGTGGAGTCTGATGTCACTTCCTGTGTGTTCGGGGTCTATATAAACGCAGGAAGCGAGCGTCTGTCAGTCAAACACCTGCAGGAGACACGCAGCACAGGTGAAGCTCTGTGGGTTCATGCTTTTGCTCTTCAGCTCCAGGCGTTGATGTGTTTGTGGACCATGTTGAAGATGCAGAGATCTCAGCAGCGCGTCGCTCTCATGATGCTGATGGTGGTCGCCGCCGTGCACTGCCAGGAGAGCGAGAGGTacaatatctgtctgtctgtccatccatccatccatccatccatctatccatctatctatctgtccgtccgtccgtccttccttccatccatccatccatctatctatctatcggtctgtctgtctgtctatctatctgtccgtccgtccgtccgtccgtccgtctgtctgtctatctatctatctatctatctatctatctatctatctatctatctatctatctatctatctatctattggtctgtctgtctgtctatctatctgtccgtccatccgtccgtccatccatccatccatccatccatccatccatccatccatccatctatctatctatctatctatctatctatctatctatctatctatctatctatctatctatctatctatctattggtctgtctgtctgtctgtctgtctatctatccgtccatccatccatccatccatccatccatccatccatccatccatccatccatccatccatccatccatctatctatctatctatctatctatctatctatctatctatctatctatctatctatctatctatctatctatctatctatctatctatctatctatccgtccgtctatctatctgtccgtccgtccgtccgtccatccttctatacatccatccatccatccatccatctatctatctatctatctatctatctatctatctatctatctatctatctatctatctatctatctatctatctatctatctatctatctatctatctatctatctatctgtccatccgtccgtctatctatctgtccgtctgtctgtccgtccatccttctatacatccgtccatccgtccgtccgtccgtccgtccgtccgtccatccatccatccatccatccatccatccatccatccatccatccatccatccatccatccatctatctatctatctatctatctatctatctatctatctgtccgtccatctatctatctgtccgtccgtctatctatctgtccgtccgtccgtccgtccatccttctatacatccatccatccatccatccatccatccatccatccatccatccatctatctatctatctatctatctatctatctatctatctatctatccgtccgtctatctatctgtccgtccgtccgtccatccttctatacatccatccatccatccatccatccatccatccatccatccatccatccatccatccatctatctatctatctatctatctatctatctatctatctatctatctatctatctatctatctatctatctatctatctatctatctgtttgtctgtctgttcatctatctatctatccgtctctGCAGTAGGCGTGCGGTCACAGAGCACCAGCTGATGCATGACCGCGGTCGCTCCATTCAGAGTCTGAAGCGTCTGATCTGGCTGTCCAGCGCCATTGAGGGGCTTCACACTGCGCAGGCGCGAACACTGGAGCCcgacagcaggtggcgctctcgCGGGGCGCAGCTCTACTCTCAGCCCGGCAGAGAGGAGAGCAGCGGCGGCCAGAAGAGGGCGCTGGAGACGCTGCTCAGCGACCTGTACCGGGCACACCTGACGTTCGGCCTCGGAGAACCGGAGAAATAACGCTCGATAACCCACAGAAAATCGAGCATAGACACTGACAGAACAATTCTAGATGGCTGCCATTATAAACAAGGAGTCTGTTTTATACTCATTTAACGCATTCATTGGCTTTATTGTAAGCGATCCAGTGCACATGCGCGAACGGAAGAAGCGCAAACTGATATTCACCCGCACCCGCGCTGTGTAAATCTGCATTTTAAGCCTTCTAACATGAACTACAGCATCGGTTTTGTGTGATACACGATGACTATACTATATAATAAGTAGCTAAATATTTCCCTCGGGAAAAAATACTACTGTAAGTCATACTgtggtgtttttgaaccatattatAGTAAAGCACtggaattaatctgctgtggtgattataCAAtggctatagtaacacaacaactagagaaatataaacaaatgaaacaatACCTTAGATTCCTACAACTATAAGGTATATTATagtacaatacaccacagttaactgcattaaaaactaaactatacagTAAATATCAGTAAATACAGCCTGATCTCgtgaggaaatgtaagtattttatgtattgtcagtttagtggctaattcgtacagttATATGAAAAtgtgcgattttaaaaaggaggcgtggcacctaactgcacccctaaccccaaccgtcattgggtgatgagaaaatcgtactaaattgtacgatatagattgtataaattcatacgaattagccacaaaatcaaaaacttacgaattgccatgagattgtgttggttaataCAGCACGCTGCAGCATTTAACAAATAGTTgtgaatattataaaatatacagtgtAATACagaatggttcaaaaacactagtgTTTACTATGAATTATTGACATATTTTAGGTGGGCTTTGTTCAAATAAGCTACCATGGTAATTGTGTATTATTTGCCAGATAGCAGAATTCAATCAACAATTAGATAGTTGAAAATTCAACGTTGAGTTTtcatctggggtccgttcttcgtgcgtggattactcagttagctggatttggttattgacgatttgacacgatccaggattgtttcgatCTTCAAaaccgagagttgttgtcattgtaccagttctggtagctcaaacctgctcaggagcaggctcatttcatataaacaggattaaaaTCGGGTCAATTCAAGCTAAGGTAATattgaaagtatgtaccaaagtCAGATATTTTCCTACAGTAATAACTATAGGCCCACATGAAATTTGtgtgcgcagaattctgcagattttcctcagattttagctcatcattaattctgtttatttacttgagtaaatgtgtgtagatcaatatttttttcagtttttaaatgaattacagtaatattattgactaaaatggaaatgttcatctgatttatgtgcaGTGCAGTGTGTGCAGTCATGTTCTCTGTCTTTTAGTcaagatattatatgagagtcttgctttgtttaccaaataaagtgaatctaattagatttgctttttaaacattaaatagaagttaaaagtttaaattttttcatttcGCATTTTTggggttttagttatgatactccaaaaataattttttacaaacctctgcgcagaaatagcaaaaaatgtcagcagattccatctggccctagtaATGACCTAT
This window encodes:
- the pth4 gene encoding parathyroid hormone 4 precursor, with the translated sequence MCLWTMLKMQRSQQRVALMMLMVVAAVHCQESESRRAVTEHQLMHDRGRSIQSLKRLIWLSSAIEGLHTAQARTLEPDSRWRSRGAQLYSQPGREESSGGQKRALETLLSDLYRAHLTFGLGEPEK